CCAGCGGGTACAAAAAAACTGCAGAGTTGGGACGCACAATTGTTAATAGTCCCATACATTGCTTCCAACCAACGTTGGCTTCTGTCCATAAGACGCCCTCCGATGGTGTAGAGACTGATGATCTGGAGTATATTACTGCAAAGTTGGATGAAATCAGAAGATTTATTATCGATGGTACCTACTTTCAAATTTCATATCTCTTATGTTAAAAACATTGGAGAACTCATAAACTGACTTCATGAATGCGAATTTTCACAACATGATATACTCATGTCATGAAGGCGTTTTCCAATTTCTAGGTCTGATATTATACTTCAAACACGTCTGGATCActtctaatttttcttaaattttgtatataACTTCGTCCAGGTATTTGCATCCAAGAAGAAagttcttcatcatcatcatcgtcatcatcatcatcatcggaacatgaagaagaagcagaacaaggagaagaggaagaagaagggcaggacgaagaagaagaagatcaagaCTAAGACAAGTACTGGAATAGATGTGGCTTCGGCCCTTCACTATCTtcaatcatgattattatattaggGCATAGTTAAAAAAACTActctttgtattttcttttcagGGATTTCCTATTTGCATTTtgaataataaaatcctttcttTTTTTGCAAATGAAAGATTTTAGCATCGCCAGGGGAATTTGCTTGAGATTATTTTGATTGAACTTCTTTTTCAAATGGAAATATGAGACTTCCACTTAATAATTAACATGTAAAGGTGGTTAAAAATGAATTAGAACCCTCTGTTTGATGATAAGTTTTATTACATGTATCCTTCCTAAGCCATAGTCTGTAATATACATGCAAACAAATCACCAAATTTCTGCTGTTAGGGAAAACACTGCAGTCGAATGGAGTTGCTCGAGGCTTCCGTAACTGTCACGTCAGCAAAATTTCGATTATAGATTAGGGGATACTTGTGTGTGGACAAAGTTTAATGGGTTATCGTTGTCTAAATGATAATAGAGAGAAGATTCAGGGCgttcacatttcaagtgttgAATGCCAATAAATGGAAGATTGACACCAAAACTATTGATCCTGAGACGGATTAACAAATATATATGACCCGAGAATAATTCCCCGTCCTTCCAACAAATATATGACAGGTAATAAGCAAGGATATTTTA
Above is a genomic segment from Capsicum annuum cultivar UCD-10X-F1 unplaced genomic scaffold, UCD10Xv1.1 ctg30075, whole genome shotgun sequence containing:
- the LOC124891080 gene encoding myotubularin-related protein DDB_G0290005-like, which encodes MIWSILLQSWMKSEDLLSMVFASKKKVLHHHHRHHHHHRNMKKKQNKEKRKKKGRTKKKKIKTKTSTGIDVASALHYLQS